Proteins co-encoded in one Colletes latitarsis isolate SP2378_abdomen chromosome 2, iyColLati1, whole genome shotgun sequence genomic window:
- the LOC143351692 gene encoding deoxyribodipyrimidine photo-lyase isoform X2: protein MTESSPSKKRKTLDLLTKFKSNRENTAKCVMTFNFKKERVRVLNNLNDVKKECKDNWALLFAQKTALKNNVPLHVCFCIMPSFLDASIRYYKFLLKGLEEVEEECKMLNINFHLLHGEPNIGILKFVKTFNMGAVITDFYPLKLPMSWINDLQNNLPKDVPICQVDAHNIVPCWCASPKEEFAARTIRNKIHTKLEEFLTEFPPIVKHLYVTTDKFEKNNWKTALKNVKVDTSVDEITWAMPGYEHGIKELESFIQNRLKQYADKRNDPLSDATSNLSPWFHFGMISVQRCILEIQKYKKLYPKSVQSFIEEAVIRRELSDNFCFYNENYDLLEGAHAWAIETLTKHREDKRKYVYTLNHLENSETHDDLWNACQNQMVTTGKMSGFLRMYWAKKILEWTATPESALETAIFLNNKYSIDGCDPNGYVGCMWSICGVHDHGWPEREIFGKIRYMNYEGCKRKFNVSEFVTKWGKEEKR, encoded by the exons ATGACTGAATCAAGTCCATCCAAAAAAAGGAAAACATTGGATCTCTTGACAAAGTTTAAGAGTAATAGAGAGAAT ACAGCCAAATGTGTCAtgacatttaattttaaaaaagaacGTGTTCGAGTATTGAATAATTTGAATGATGTTAAAAAGGAATGTAAAG ataactggGCTTTGCTATTTGCTCAAAAAACTGCTTTAAAAAACAATGTACCACTTCATGTATGTTTCTGTATAATGCCAAGCTTCCTTGATGCTTCAATAAGATACTATAAATTTCTCCTGAAAGGATTGGAGGAAGTTGAGGAAGAATGTAAaatgttaaatataaatttccatCTTTTACATGGAGAGCCAAACATTGGCATTCTTAAATTTGTAAAAACATTTAATATGGGGGCTGTAATTACAGACTTTTACCCACTGAAATTGCCTATGTCATGGATCAATGATTTACAGAACAATCTTCCTAAAGATGTTCCTATTTGTcaa GTAGATGCACATAATATTGTGCCCTGCTGGTGTGCCTCACCAAAAGAAGAATTTGCTGCTAGAACaattagaaataaaatacatacaAAGTTGGAAGAATTTTTAACAGAATTTCCACCCATTGTAAAACATCTGTATGTAACAACAGATAAGTTTGAAAAGAATAACTGGAAAACAGCtttgaaaaatgtaaaagtagaTACATCTGTGGATGAAATTACATGGGCAATGCCAGGGTATGAACATGGTATTAAAGAACTAGAAAGTTTTATACAAAATCGTTTAAAACAGTACGCAGATAAACGTAATGATCCGTTGTCGGATGCTACTAGCAATTTGTCTCCATGGTTTCATTTTGGTATGATATCTGTACAACGTTGTATTTTAGAAATACAGAAATACAAAAAGTTATATCCGAAATCGGTTCAATCTTTTATCGAGGAGGCTGTTATACGGCGAGAACTTAGcgacaatttttgtttctataATGAAAATTATGATCTTCTTGAAGGAGCTCATGCTTGGGCAATAGAAACATTAACTAAGCATCG AGAAGATAAAAGAAAGTATGTGTATACTTTAAATCATTTGGAGAATTCTGAAACCCATGATGATTTATGGAATGCATGCCAAAATCAAATGGTAACAACAGGAAAAATGAGTGGATTTTTGAGAATGTATTGGGCAAAGAAGATATTAGAATGGACTGCAACACCTGAAAGTGCATTAGAAACGGCTATTTTCTTAAACAATAAATACAGTATAGATGGTTGTGATCCTAATGGTTATGTAG GTTGTATGTGGTCTATATGTGGTGTCCATGATCATGGTTGGCCAGAGAGAGAAATATTTGGAAAAATAAGATACATGAATTATGAAGGATGTAAAAGAAAGTTTAACGTTAGCGAGTTTGTCACCAAATGGGGAAAGGAAGAAAAGCGATAA
- the LOC143351692 gene encoding deoxyribodipyrimidine photo-lyase isoform X3 produces MTESSPSKKRKTLDLLTKFKSNRENTAKCVMTFNFKKERVRVLNNLNDVKKECKGILYWMFRDVRVQDNWALLFAQKTALKNNVPLHVCFCIMPSFLDASIRYYKFLLKGLEEVEEECKMLNINFHLLHGEPNIGILKFVKTFNMGAVITDFYPLKLPMSWINDLQNNLPKDVPICQVDAHNIVPCWCASPKEEFAARTIRNKIHTKLEEFLTEFPPIVKHLYVTTDKFEKNNWKTALKNVKVDTSVDEITWAMPGYEHEIQKYKKLYPKSVQSFIEEAVIRRELSDNFCFYNENYDLLEGAHAWAIETLTKHREDKRKYVYTLNHLENSETHDDLWNACQNQMVTTGKMSGFLRMYWAKKILEWTATPESALETAIFLNNKYSIDGCDPNGYVGCMWSICGVHDHGWPEREIFGKIRYMNYEGCKRKFNVSEFVTKWGKEEKR; encoded by the exons ATGACTGAATCAAGTCCATCCAAAAAAAGGAAAACATTGGATCTCTTGACAAAGTTTAAGAGTAATAGAGAGAAT ACAGCCAAATGTGTCAtgacatttaattttaaaaaagaacGTGTTCGAGTATTGAATAATTTGAATGATGTTAAAAAGGAATGTAAAGGTATTTTATATTGGATGTTTCGTGATGTTAGAGTACAAG ataactggGCTTTGCTATTTGCTCAAAAAACTGCTTTAAAAAACAATGTACCACTTCATGTATGTTTCTGTATAATGCCAAGCTTCCTTGATGCTTCAATAAGATACTATAAATTTCTCCTGAAAGGATTGGAGGAAGTTGAGGAAGAATGTAAaatgttaaatataaatttccatCTTTTACATGGAGAGCCAAACATTGGCATTCTTAAATTTGTAAAAACATTTAATATGGGGGCTGTAATTACAGACTTTTACCCACTGAAATTGCCTATGTCATGGATCAATGATTTACAGAACAATCTTCCTAAAGATGTTCCTATTTGTcaa GTAGATGCACATAATATTGTGCCCTGCTGGTGTGCCTCACCAAAAGAAGAATTTGCTGCTAGAACaattagaaataaaatacatacaAAGTTGGAAGAATTTTTAACAGAATTTCCACCCATTGTAAAACATCTGTATGTAACAACAGATAAGTTTGAAAAGAATAACTGGAAAACAGCtttgaaaaatgtaaaagtagaTACATCTGTGGATGAAATTACATGGGCAATGCCAGGGTATGAACATG AAATACAGAAATACAAAAAGTTATATCCGAAATCGGTTCAATCTTTTATCGAGGAGGCTGTTATACGGCGAGAACTTAGcgacaatttttgtttctataATGAAAATTATGATCTTCTTGAAGGAGCTCATGCTTGGGCAATAGAAACATTAACTAAGCATCG AGAAGATAAAAGAAAGTATGTGTATACTTTAAATCATTTGGAGAATTCTGAAACCCATGATGATTTATGGAATGCATGCCAAAATCAAATGGTAACAACAGGAAAAATGAGTGGATTTTTGAGAATGTATTGGGCAAAGAAGATATTAGAATGGACTGCAACACCTGAAAGTGCATTAGAAACGGCTATTTTCTTAAACAATAAATACAGTATAGATGGTTGTGATCCTAATGGTTATGTAG GTTGTATGTGGTCTATATGTGGTGTCCATGATCATGGTTGGCCAGAGAGAGAAATATTTGGAAAAATAAGATACATGAATTATGAAGGATGTAAAAGAAAGTTTAACGTTAGCGAGTTTGTCACCAAATGGGGAAAGGAAGAAAAGCGATAA
- the Kune gene encoding claudin has product MGKTRNGKAAAICTAVAFVLIVIAFTTPNWLETDGKLENPKFVKIGLWQVCFRGFEHPHHLYDTKFYGCWWVFEEEYYIIHDILLTDFFVATQFFFTLCLTLLLIGGFSTILYTCCSRHHDKYQLLLWTTGANLLLGGICGIIAVIIFGARGDSRDWMPNWEHNDISWSYALAVVGSFTLIIAGVLFLIEGRRHKKKQERILNEEQKTHTTI; this is encoded by the exons ATGGGTAAAACTCGCAACGGGAAAGCTGCTGCAATATGCACGGCTGTTGCATTTGTTTTAATAGTGATCGCATTTACCACACCCAATTGGCTCGAAACAGACGGAAAATTGGAAAATCCAAAATTTGTTAAGATCG GTTTATGGCAggtgtgttttagaggatttgAACATCCTCATCACTTGTATGATACTAAATTTTATGGTTGTTGGTGGGTGTTTGAAGAAGAATATTATATAATTCATGATATCCTTCTGACGGACTTTTTTGTTGCAACACAATTTTTTTTCAcattatgcctgacattactatTAATAGGAGGTTTCTCAACAATATTATACACATGCTGTTCCCGTCATCATGATAAATACCAGTTGCTTCTATGGACAACTGGTGCAAATTTGTTATTAGGAGGAATATGTGGTATTATAGCTGTAATAATATTTGGTGCAAGAGGTGACAGTAGAGACTGGATGCCCAACTGGGAACATAATGATATTAGTTGGTCTTATGCATTGGCTGTAGTGGGAAGCTTTACTTTGATCATAGCAGGAGTGCTCTTTCTAATTGAAGGTCGTAGACACAAAA
- the LOC143351692 gene encoding deoxyribodipyrimidine photo-lyase isoform X1 produces MTESSPSKKRKTLDLLTKFKSNRENTAKCVMTFNFKKERVRVLNNLNDVKKECKGILYWMFRDVRVQDNWALLFAQKTALKNNVPLHVCFCIMPSFLDASIRYYKFLLKGLEEVEEECKMLNINFHLLHGEPNIGILKFVKTFNMGAVITDFYPLKLPMSWINDLQNNLPKDVPICQVDAHNIVPCWCASPKEEFAARTIRNKIHTKLEEFLTEFPPIVKHLYVTTDKFEKNNWKTALKNVKVDTSVDEITWAMPGYEHGIKELESFIQNRLKQYADKRNDPLSDATSNLSPWFHFGMISVQRCILEIQKYKKLYPKSVQSFIEEAVIRRELSDNFCFYNENYDLLEGAHAWAIETLTKHREDKRKYVYTLNHLENSETHDDLWNACQNQMVTTGKMSGFLRMYWAKKILEWTATPESALETAIFLNNKYSIDGCDPNGYVGCMWSICGVHDHGWPEREIFGKIRYMNYEGCKRKFNVSEFVTKWGKEEKR; encoded by the exons ATGACTGAATCAAGTCCATCCAAAAAAAGGAAAACATTGGATCTCTTGACAAAGTTTAAGAGTAATAGAGAGAAT ACAGCCAAATGTGTCAtgacatttaattttaaaaaagaacGTGTTCGAGTATTGAATAATTTGAATGATGTTAAAAAGGAATGTAAAGGTATTTTATATTGGATGTTTCGTGATGTTAGAGTACAAG ataactggGCTTTGCTATTTGCTCAAAAAACTGCTTTAAAAAACAATGTACCACTTCATGTATGTTTCTGTATAATGCCAAGCTTCCTTGATGCTTCAATAAGATACTATAAATTTCTCCTGAAAGGATTGGAGGAAGTTGAGGAAGAATGTAAaatgttaaatataaatttccatCTTTTACATGGAGAGCCAAACATTGGCATTCTTAAATTTGTAAAAACATTTAATATGGGGGCTGTAATTACAGACTTTTACCCACTGAAATTGCCTATGTCATGGATCAATGATTTACAGAACAATCTTCCTAAAGATGTTCCTATTTGTcaa GTAGATGCACATAATATTGTGCCCTGCTGGTGTGCCTCACCAAAAGAAGAATTTGCTGCTAGAACaattagaaataaaatacatacaAAGTTGGAAGAATTTTTAACAGAATTTCCACCCATTGTAAAACATCTGTATGTAACAACAGATAAGTTTGAAAAGAATAACTGGAAAACAGCtttgaaaaatgtaaaagtagaTACATCTGTGGATGAAATTACATGGGCAATGCCAGGGTATGAACATGGTATTAAAGAACTAGAAAGTTTTATACAAAATCGTTTAAAACAGTACGCAGATAAACGTAATGATCCGTTGTCGGATGCTACTAGCAATTTGTCTCCATGGTTTCATTTTGGTATGATATCTGTACAACGTTGTATTTTAGAAATACAGAAATACAAAAAGTTATATCCGAAATCGGTTCAATCTTTTATCGAGGAGGCTGTTATACGGCGAGAACTTAGcgacaatttttgtttctataATGAAAATTATGATCTTCTTGAAGGAGCTCATGCTTGGGCAATAGAAACATTAACTAAGCATCG AGAAGATAAAAGAAAGTATGTGTATACTTTAAATCATTTGGAGAATTCTGAAACCCATGATGATTTATGGAATGCATGCCAAAATCAAATGGTAACAACAGGAAAAATGAGTGGATTTTTGAGAATGTATTGGGCAAAGAAGATATTAGAATGGACTGCAACACCTGAAAGTGCATTAGAAACGGCTATTTTCTTAAACAATAAATACAGTATAGATGGTTGTGATCCTAATGGTTATGTAG GTTGTATGTGGTCTATATGTGGTGTCCATGATCATGGTTGGCCAGAGAGAGAAATATTTGGAAAAATAAGATACATGAATTATGAAGGATGTAAAAGAAAGTTTAACGTTAGCGAGTTTGTCACCAAATGGGGAAAGGAAGAAAAGCGATAA